From the genome of Gaiellales bacterium:
CCATGGACGCCGACGAGCTGTACTCGGTCGCCAAGGAGCACCGCGCCCCGTACGAGCTGGTGGAGTACTGCGCCGCACACGGGCGCCTGCCGGTCGTGACCTTCACGGCGGGCGGCATCGCCACCCCGGCCGACGCGGCCCTGATGATGCAGCTCGGCGCCGACGGCCTCTTCGTCGGCTCCGGCATCTTCAAGAGCTCCGACCCGGCCGCGATGGCCTCGGCCATCGTGCGGGCGACGACCCAGTTCGCCGACGCGAGCATCGTCGCCGAGGTCTCGTTCGGGCTCGGCGACGCCATGCACGGCACCGAGATCTCGGAGCTCGGCGAGCAGGGCCTGCTGCAGACGCGTGGCTGGTAGGGTCGGTGTCCTCGCCCTCCAGGGGGCGTTTCGCGAGCACATCGCGGCGCTGCGCGACGTCGGCGTCGAGGCGGTCGAGGTGCGGCTGCCGCGCGACTTCGAGGGGCTCGACGGCCTGGTCATCCCGGGCGGCGAGTCCTCGACGATGTCCAAGCTGATCGACGCGTACGACCTCGAGGCGCCCATCCGCGACCTGCACACCCGCGGCGGCGCGTTCCTGGGCACCTGCGCGGGGATGATCGTGCTCGCGCATCACGCCGAGGACGGCCGCCCCGACCAGCGCTACCTGGACATGATCGACATCGACGTGCGCAGGAACGCCTACGGCCGCCAGCCCGCGAGCTTCGAGTCGCCGCTGCGCCTGGCCGGGGAAGACCTGCCGATCCCCGGCGTCTTCATCCGCGCGCCCCAGATCGAGCGGCTCGGCGAGAGTGTCGAGGTCGTGGCCGAGCACGACGGGAAGCCGGTGGCCGCGCGCCAGGGCAACGTCCTCGTGACCGCGTTTCACCCGGAGCTCACGACCGACCGGCGGCTGCACGGCCGGTTCGCGGACATGGTCGGCGGCAGAGAGGAGGCGGCGGCGTGAGCGGACACTCGAAGTGGTCGACGATCAAGCACAAGAAGGGCGCCGAGGACAAGCGCCGCGGCCAGCTCTTCACGAAGCTCTCGCGCGCGATCATCGTCGCGGCCAAGGAGGGCGGGCCGGATCCCGATGCGAACG
Proteins encoded in this window:
- the pdxT gene encoding pyridoxal 5'-phosphate synthase glutaminase subunit PdxT, producing MAGRVGVLALQGAFREHIAALRDVGVEAVEVRLPRDFEGLDGLVIPGGESSTMSKLIDAYDLEAPIRDLHTRGGAFLGTCAGMIVLAHHAEDGRPDQRYLDMIDIDVRRNAYGRQPASFESPLRLAGEDLPIPGVFIRAPQIERLGESVEVVAEHDGKPVAARQGNVLVTAFHPELTTDRRLHGRFADMVGGREEAAA